Proteins encoded together in one Thermoanaerobaculia bacterium window:
- a CDS encoding Spy/CpxP family protein refolding chaperone yields MKRWFAVLVLLTAARAWGAPLDGKWWKNPRIVRELSLTEPQVDRIEAIFRQARPELIDLRADLEKKRLLQESAMEKPEVDPKEAERRIDDVEQARTRLAKARMAMLLEIRGVLTPGQRDRARELFQERREGRTLRPRPRSSSD; encoded by the coding sequence GTGAAGCGATGGTTCGCCGTTCTCGTGCTTCTCACGGCGGCGCGGGCGTGGGGCGCCCCGCTCGACGGCAAGTGGTGGAAGAACCCGCGGATCGTCCGGGAGCTCTCGTTGACGGAACCGCAGGTGGACCGGATCGAAGCGATCTTCCGGCAGGCCCGCCCGGAGCTGATCGATCTTCGCGCCGACCTCGAGAAGAAGCGGCTCCTCCAGGAATCGGCGATGGAGAAGCCGGAGGTCGACCCGAAAGAAGCCGAGCGGCGGATCGACGACGTCGAGCAGGCGCGGACACGGCTCGCGAAGGCCCGGATGGCGATGCTCCTCGAGATCCGCGGGGTCCTCACGCCCGGACAGCGCGACCGCGCCCGCGAACTGTTCCAGGAGCGGCGCGAGGGGAGGACGCTTCGCCCGCGGCCGCGGTCGTCTTCCGATTAG
- a CDS encoding ABC transporter ATP-binding protein, translated as MKDRAAFFGFFRPYAGRIAAGTLCIVLSTGVSLAAPGVVGRAIDAFKRSVSAATVIRFAAVILAISAVSGVFLFFQRRILIGVSRDMEFDIRNDFFAHLTRMPLSFYREHRTGDLMSRAVNDLTAVRMMLGPGVMQSFNTIVTASIAIALMVRVNGRLTLLALATLPLTAGATKIVGQRIHVLFEKVQEYFSEMSARAQENFAGARVVRAFTQEEAEIALFRESNLGYMMRNRRIIKVSALFYPLLQTLVGISFVVVLWQGGRLVIDGRISLGRFVEFNLYLVEMVWPMIALGWVVNLLQRGAASWNRMREIRDLEPSIRDTPPLVTGFSPRGEIEFRGLSWSAGGLPVLRDVHLRIRAGSFVGIVGRTGAGKTTLVSLIPRLLDPPEGTLYIDGVEIHRIPLADLRAQIGMVTQDTFLFSESLAGNLAYGNPDAEAEAIEHAGEVAGLSPDVASFPERWKTQIGERGITLSGGQKQRAAIARAILRAPRILILDDSLSAVDSETEARIQERLRDVVTRRTTLLIAHRLSSLRDADEIVVLDDGRIVERGTHADLVARGGVYAAMWERQKLEEEVESA; from the coding sequence GTGAAGGACCGCGCCGCTTTCTTCGGATTCTTCCGGCCGTACGCCGGGCGCATCGCGGCGGGTACGCTCTGCATCGTCCTGTCGACCGGCGTCTCGCTCGCGGCGCCGGGCGTCGTCGGGAGGGCGATCGACGCGTTCAAGCGTTCGGTCTCCGCCGCCACCGTGATTCGCTTCGCCGCGGTCATCCTCGCGATCTCCGCGGTTTCCGGCGTCTTCCTCTTCTTCCAGCGCCGGATCCTCATCGGCGTTTCGCGCGACATGGAGTTCGACATCCGGAACGACTTCTTCGCGCACCTCACGCGGATGCCTCTCTCCTTCTACCGCGAACATCGGACCGGCGACCTGATGTCGCGCGCCGTGAACGATCTGACCGCGGTGCGCATGATGCTCGGGCCCGGCGTGATGCAGTCGTTCAACACGATCGTCACCGCATCGATCGCGATCGCTCTGATGGTGCGGGTCAACGGGAGGCTCACGCTCCTCGCTCTCGCGACGCTGCCGCTGACGGCGGGCGCGACGAAGATCGTCGGGCAGCGCATCCACGTCCTGTTCGAGAAGGTGCAGGAGTATTTCTCGGAAATGTCCGCTCGCGCCCAGGAGAACTTCGCGGGCGCGCGGGTCGTCCGGGCGTTCACCCAGGAAGAGGCGGAGATCGCGCTCTTCCGCGAGTCGAATCTCGGGTACATGATGCGCAACCGCCGGATCATCAAGGTCTCCGCGCTCTTCTACCCGCTCCTCCAGACGCTCGTGGGCATCTCCTTCGTCGTCGTCCTCTGGCAGGGAGGGCGGCTCGTCATCGACGGAAGGATCTCGCTCGGGAGGTTCGTCGAGTTCAACCTCTACCTCGTCGAGATGGTCTGGCCGATGATCGCGCTCGGCTGGGTCGTCAACCTGCTGCAGCGGGGAGCCGCGTCGTGGAACCGCATGCGCGAGATCCGCGACCTCGAGCCGTCGATCCGCGACACGCCGCCGCTCGTGACGGGGTTCTCCCCCCGCGGGGAGATCGAGTTTCGCGGGCTCTCCTGGTCCGCCGGAGGTCTCCCGGTCCTGCGCGACGTCCACCTGCGGATCCGCGCGGGATCCTTCGTCGGCATCGTCGGCCGCACCGGGGCGGGGAAGACGACGCTCGTCTCGCTGATCCCGCGGCTCCTCGACCCGCCGGAAGGAACGCTCTACATCGACGGGGTCGAGATCCACCGGATTCCGCTCGCGGACCTGCGCGCGCAGATCGGAATGGTCACCCAGGACACGTTCCTCTTCTCGGAGTCGCTCGCCGGGAACCTCGCGTACGGCAACCCCGACGCCGAGGCGGAGGCGATCGAGCACGCGGGGGAGGTCGCGGGACTCTCGCCGGACGTCGCGAGTTTCCCCGAGCGATGGAAGACGCAGATCGGCGAGCGGGGGATCACGCTTTCGGGCGGGCAGAAGCAGCGCGCGGCGATCGCCCGGGCGATCCTTCGCGCGCCCCGGATCCTCATTCTCGACGACTCCCTCTCCGCGGTGGATTCCGAAACGGAGGCCCGGATCCAGGAGCGCCTCCGCGACGTCGTGACCCGGCGCACCACGCTCCTGATCGCGCACCGACTGTCGTCTCTCCGGGACGCCGACGAGATCGTCGTGCTCGACGACGGACGGATCGTCGAGCGGGGCACCCACGCGGACCTCGTCGCCCGAGGAGGCGTCTACGCGGCGATGTGGGAAAGGCAGAAGCTCGAGGAGGAGGTCGAGTCGGCATGA
- a CDS encoding methyltransferase domain-containing protein: MNPEGLLSRTGAVSPDRLARQVRRMYDMAPDAPFESLSEPLATWVSYAMDTVKRGRDVFEELRPHGLRSGFRFLDAGCAYGGALAAAAEFGAREIVGIDHDEKLVSIARDLLSSAGLPVRIEAGSLSDLELFAGLGTFDVITCADVVEHVDDAAKTINHLARALAPGGLLYLATPNPRNPAWVLRDPHFQIFGITLLPPPLAREYARVVLGHNFYDIGDFGSLAGYRSLLEREGLSVELINAPVDAAAGLRQLHAELDALEAETDRFADDRLAPELEREVRGRARGLATELRARLLSAEGGHRRWWSRRRGGESREIARVVAEYGVQTWHLLGRRA; the protein is encoded by the coding sequence ATGAATCCGGAAGGGCTGCTTTCCCGGACCGGCGCCGTCTCCCCCGACCGGCTCGCGCGACAGGTCCGCCGGATGTACGACATGGCGCCGGACGCGCCCTTCGAGTCTCTCTCGGAGCCTCTCGCCACCTGGGTCTCCTACGCCATGGACACCGTGAAGCGGGGCCGCGACGTGTTCGAGGAACTCCGGCCTCACGGCCTGCGGAGCGGCTTCCGGTTCCTCGACGCCGGATGCGCTTACGGCGGCGCCCTCGCCGCGGCCGCCGAGTTCGGCGCGCGGGAGATCGTCGGGATCGACCACGACGAAAAGCTCGTCTCCATCGCCCGCGATCTCCTCTCCTCGGCCGGCCTCCCCGTGCGCATCGAGGCCGGCAGCCTCTCGGACCTCGAGCTGTTCGCGGGCCTGGGGACCTTCGACGTCATCACCTGCGCGGACGTGGTCGAACACGTCGACGACGCCGCGAAGACGATCAACCATCTGGCGCGAGCGCTCGCGCCGGGCGGGCTGCTCTACCTGGCGACGCCCAACCCGCGGAATCCGGCCTGGGTGCTTCGCGATCCGCACTTCCAGATTTTCGGGATCACGCTGCTCCCTCCGCCGCTCGCCCGCGAGTACGCCCGCGTCGTGCTGGGTCACAATTTCTACGATATCGGCGACTTCGGCTCTCTCGCGGGATACCGTTCGCTCCTCGAACGCGAAGGGCTTTCGGTGGAATTGATCAACGCTCCCGTGGATGCCGCCGCCGGGCTGCGCCAGCTGCATGCCGAGCTCGACGCCCTGGAAGCGGAGACGGACCGCTTCGCGGACGACCGGTTGGCGCCCGAGCTCGAGCGAGAGGTGCGCGGGCGGGCGCGCGGCCTCGCGACCGAGCTGCGCGCCCGGCTGCTCTCGGCCGAGGGAGGGCATCGCCGGTGGTGGAGCCGACGCCGCGGCGGGGAGAGCCGGGAGATCGCGCGCGTCGTCGCCGAGTATGGCGTCCAGACGTGGCATCTGCTCGGCAGGCGGGCATGA
- a CDS encoding ABC transporter ATP-binding protein: MSAASPHEEEVLGKAYDARLARRLLRYVRPYRGSLVAGVVLILLGSLFQLMGPALTAAALDVSIAPRPGARLSIVGRAATAVATRLHVPLAGRAGVDFFAAAFLASLLLAFFLTYAQVWIVNWMGQRIMYDLRAEIFENLQRADVAYLDRHPVGRLMTRLTSDVDALNELFTSGIVSMVGDVFTLAGIVVALFLLNPPLALATFLTLPLIVAFTGWFRKRSRETYRDIRVRLARINAFLQEHITGMAVVQLFNREERACRDFSEINDAHRQAYVRAIFYYSVFYPGVEFLSALGLALIIGYGGSEVLRGALSVGVLVAFIQYAQRFFRPISDLSDKYNILQAAMAASERIFRLLDTRPAIASPREPVRPPRQGSLAMERVSFSYARGEGVLKDVSIAAAPGERLALVGHTGAGKTTIASLFLRFYDATEGAVRVDGEDVRGFDLRDLRSRFAVVLQDPFLFTSSVADNIRLGNRGITDAQVRRAAEEARAAGFIERLPRGYDTVLQERGGGLSAGQKQLLSIARAFAFDPEFLILDEATANIDTETEMEIRDGLSRLLAGRTSLVIAHRLSTIRQASRIVVLHKGEVRETGTHAELLTRNGLYAKLYRLQYRDQELLARSTG; this comes from the coding sequence ATGAGCGCCGCCTCCCCGCACGAAGAGGAGGTCCTCGGGAAGGCGTACGACGCCCGTCTCGCGAGGCGCCTGCTCCGCTACGTGCGCCCCTACCGGGGGAGCCTCGTGGCCGGGGTGGTGCTCATCCTCCTCGGCTCGCTCTTCCAGCTGATGGGGCCGGCGCTCACGGCCGCGGCTCTCGACGTGTCGATCGCGCCGCGGCCCGGCGCGCGGCTCTCGATCGTCGGCCGCGCGGCGACGGCCGTCGCGACGCGGCTGCACGTGCCGCTCGCGGGTCGCGCCGGCGTCGACTTCTTCGCCGCCGCGTTCCTGGCCTCGCTTCTCCTCGCGTTCTTCCTCACCTACGCGCAGGTGTGGATCGTGAACTGGATGGGGCAGCGGATCATGTACGACCTCCGCGCCGAGATCTTCGAGAATCTCCAGAGGGCCGACGTCGCCTATCTCGACCGCCATCCCGTGGGCCGGCTGATGACGCGCCTGACGAGCGACGTCGACGCCCTGAACGAGCTCTTCACGTCCGGGATCGTTTCGATGGTCGGGGACGTCTTCACGCTCGCGGGGATCGTCGTCGCGCTCTTCCTCCTGAATCCGCCGCTCGCGCTCGCGACGTTCCTGACGCTTCCGCTCATCGTCGCGTTCACCGGGTGGTTCCGAAAGCGGTCGCGGGAGACCTATCGCGACATCCGGGTGCGCCTGGCCCGCATCAACGCGTTCCTCCAGGAGCACATCACCGGGATGGCGGTCGTGCAGCTGTTCAACCGCGAGGAGCGGGCGTGCCGCGACTTCTCCGAGATCAACGACGCGCACCGGCAGGCCTACGTCCGCGCGATCTTCTATTACTCGGTCTTCTACCCCGGGGTCGAGTTCCTCTCCGCGCTCGGCCTCGCGCTCATCATCGGCTACGGCGGCAGCGAGGTCCTCCGCGGCGCGCTCTCGGTCGGCGTGCTGGTCGCGTTCATCCAGTACGCCCAGCGGTTCTTCCGGCCGATCTCGGACCTTTCGGACAAGTACAACATCCTGCAGGCGGCGATGGCCGCCTCCGAGCGCATCTTCCGGCTCCTCGACACCCGGCCGGCGATCGCCTCGCCGCGCGAACCGGTCCGCCCGCCGCGGCAAGGGAGCCTCGCCATGGAGCGGGTCTCGTTTTCCTATGCGCGCGGGGAAGGGGTGCTCAAGGACGTTTCGATCGCGGCCGCGCCCGGCGAGCGACTCGCGCTCGTCGGCCACACGGGGGCGGGGAAGACCACGATCGCGTCGCTGTTCCTCCGCTTCTACGACGCGACGGAGGGAGCGGTGCGCGTGGACGGCGAAGACGTGCGCGGGTTCGATCTTCGCGATCTCCGTTCCCGGTTCGCGGTCGTCCTCCAGGACCCGTTCCTCTTCACGAGCTCGGTCGCCGACAACATCCGCCTCGGGAACCGCGGCATCACCGACGCGCAGGTGCGCCGGGCCGCCGAGGAGGCGAGGGCCGCGGGGTTCATCGAGCGGCTGCCTCGGGGATACGACACCGTCCTCCAGGAGCGCGGCGGCGGACTCTCGGCGGGGCAGAAGCAGCTCCTCTCGATCGCGCGGGCATTCGCGTTCGATCCCGAGTTCCTGATCCTCGACGAAGCGACCGCGAACATCGATACGGAGACCGAGATGGAGATCCGCGACGGGCTCTCGCGCCTCCTCGCGGGCCGGACGTCCCTCGTCATCGCGCACCGCCTCTCGACGATCCGGCAGGCCTCGCGAATCGTGGTGCTCCACAAGGGAGAGGTGCGGGAAACGGGAACCCACGCCGAACTGCTGACGAGGAACGGGCTGTACGCCAAGCTGTACCGGCTGCAGTACCGGGACCAGGAGCTGCTCGCGCGCTCCACGGGATAG
- a CDS encoding ABC transporter permease: MTGPWLGAILLSGLTAATPLLLAAMGETVRERAGLLDIGIEGEMLAGAFAAWAVAGASGSALVGAAAAAAAGMALAALFGSFVVGRRADPIVAGTALNLVVLGATGVLLRMQAGGVRPSILLPPAAGPLTPIDVAAIASVPLVFLFLFRTSWGLRLRATGESLADADALKVPTKRYRMAAAIAGGALTGLAGASLTLELSDTFLEGMTAGRGFVALALVAFGRWKPFPVAAACLGFGLLQAIQFQLQARGVLGIPPQALLMLPYVLSLAALALRAGTSRAPADLGKT, translated from the coding sequence ATGACGGGTCCGTGGCTCGGGGCGATTCTCCTCTCCGGTCTGACGGCGGCGACTCCGCTCCTTCTCGCCGCCATGGGGGAAACGGTTCGCGAGCGCGCGGGACTGCTCGACATCGGCATCGAAGGAGAGATGCTCGCCGGCGCGTTCGCGGCGTGGGCGGTCGCCGGCGCCTCGGGATCGGCGCTCGTCGGAGCGGCGGCGGCCGCCGCGGCGGGAATGGCGCTCGCCGCCCTGTTCGGCTCCTTCGTCGTGGGACGGCGGGCGGACCCGATCGTCGCCGGGACCGCCCTGAATCTCGTCGTCCTCGGCGCGACGGGCGTCCTCCTTCGGATGCAGGCCGGCGGCGTCCGGCCGTCCATCCTCCTTCCTCCCGCCGCCGGGCCCCTGACCCCGATCGACGTGGCGGCGATCGCCTCGGTGCCGCTCGTCTTCCTGTTCCTCTTCCGCACGAGCTGGGGACTGCGCCTGCGGGCGACCGGAGAGTCGCTCGCCGACGCCGACGCCCTCAAGGTGCCGACGAAGCGTTATCGGATGGCCGCGGCGATCGCGGGCGGCGCCTTGACCGGTCTCGCCGGCGCGTCCCTGACCCTGGAGCTCTCGGACACGTTCCTCGAAGGGATGACGGCCGGGCGCGGCTTCGTCGCGCTCGCGCTCGTCGCGTTCGGGCGGTGGAAGCCCTTCCCCGTCGCCGCGGCCTGTCTCGGCTTCGGCCTCCTGCAGGCGATCCAGTTCCAGCTGCAGGCGCGCGGCGTGCTCGGAATTCCGCCGCAGGCGCTCCTGATGTTGCCGTACGTGCTGTCGCTCGCCGCTCTGGCCCTGCGGGCCGGCACGAGTCGGGCGCCGGCCGATCTGGGGAAGACGTAG
- a CDS encoding ABC transporter permease, with protein MISELLVKGTPLLFCALSFLVAWKAGVVNVGAEGQFLAGALAAAAVATRLAAPGALVAAAALAAGAAAGGLWAGLASWLVRRRGVLDVLATILLNFVASGLVSVAVHGFLQERTRTFPQSDAVPEGARLPILAAGTRLHAGVLIAAALAVVLAVFLRRTKAGFRLLAAGAGPRAAEFAGIDVPRVRGAAFVAAGAAAGIGGAVELLGVAGRLFDAFSPGYGYLGLAVAVVGQLSALGTAAAAAVFGLINVLSSALQRRAGVSAASALAIEGALVLAALAAPRLRRRRRREASAA; from the coding sequence ATGATTTCCGAGCTCCTCGTGAAGGGGACGCCCCTCCTCTTCTGCGCCCTCTCTTTCCTCGTGGCCTGGAAGGCGGGAGTCGTCAACGTCGGCGCGGAAGGACAGTTCCTGGCGGGGGCTCTCGCCGCGGCCGCCGTCGCGACCCGGCTCGCGGCGCCCGGCGCCCTCGTCGCCGCGGCGGCGCTCGCGGCCGGAGCGGCCGCCGGCGGCCTCTGGGCGGGCCTCGCCTCATGGCTCGTTCGCCGCCGCGGAGTCCTCGACGTCCTCGCGACGATCCTGCTCAACTTCGTCGCCTCCGGCCTCGTCTCGGTCGCCGTTCACGGATTCCTCCAGGAGCGCACGCGGACGTTTCCGCAGAGCGACGCGGTCCCGGAGGGGGCGCGCCTGCCGATCCTGGCCGCCGGAACCCGGCTCCATGCCGGAGTGCTGATCGCGGCGGCGCTCGCCGTCGTGCTCGCGGTCTTCCTCCGGAGGACGAAGGCCGGCTTCCGCCTCCTCGCGGCGGGAGCGGGTCCGCGGGCCGCCGAATTCGCCGGGATCGACGTTCCCCGGGTGCGAGGCGCCGCCTTCGTCGCGGCGGGCGCGGCCGCGGGCATCGGCGGCGCGGTCGAGCTCCTCGGCGTCGCGGGGCGCCTGTTCGACGCGTTCTCTCCGGGCTACGGGTATCTCGGCCTCGCGGTCGCCGTCGTGGGCCAGCTCTCCGCTCTCGGCACGGCCGCCGCCGCGGCCGTTTTCGGTCTCATCAACGTGCTCTCGTCGGCCCTTCAACGCCGCGCCGGCGTCTCCGCCGCGAGCGCGCTCGCGATCGAGGGAGCGCTCGTGCTCGCCGCCCTGGCCGCGCCCCGTCTGCGGCGCCGGCGCCGCCGCGAGGCGTCGGCGGCATGA
- a CDS encoding ATP-binding cassette domain-containing protein, whose product MRFGATTALSEVSIDFRPGEIHAVLGENGAGKSTLANVLDGRIVPDSGEVSVPGTVGHVHQHFAIPPGLTAAECLAVEDSGFRPLAPRPLARRFRRIEEETGIALGNPGAEAARLPVGARQRLELARALFRRPDLLLLDEPTAVLAPAEIAAFAESVRGAARRGAAVVFITHKLPEAFAISDRITLLRRGRCVFTKARESTSPEEIARLFLEGAEPSPRTRREPGPPVLVVEGVSTTSSAGATALDDLSLVVREGEIAAVVGVDGNGQDELAEVVAGLRDPASGSVRVGGEAVGRGGFRRSGASVVPGDRQREGLILDFSIADNLRLAEPIPDADEDAAERAVAATHIVASSSRQRARALSGGNQQKTILARELGREPAFLLAVSPTRGLDLAASRATLAALSAAAARGGSVLLVTSDLDDARSVADTIRVLYRGRLSAALPADTPLESIGRAMIGLPPA is encoded by the coding sequence GTGCGGTTCGGCGCGACGACGGCGCTCTCGGAGGTCTCGATCGATTTCCGGCCCGGCGAGATTCACGCCGTGCTCGGGGAGAACGGCGCCGGAAAATCGACGCTCGCCAACGTCCTCGACGGCCGGATCGTCCCGGATTCCGGCGAGGTCTCCGTTCCCGGAACCGTGGGTCATGTCCACCAGCATTTCGCGATCCCGCCGGGCCTGACCGCGGCGGAGTGCCTCGCCGTCGAGGATTCCGGCTTTCGCCCGCTCGCTCCCCGGCCGCTCGCCCGCCGGTTCCGGCGAATCGAAGAGGAGACCGGGATCGCGCTGGGAAATCCCGGGGCGGAAGCCGCCCGTCTTCCCGTCGGCGCGCGACAGCGCCTGGAGCTCGCCCGCGCGCTTTTCCGCCGCCCGGACCTCCTCCTCCTCGACGAGCCGACGGCGGTCCTCGCGCCGGCCGAGATCGCCGCGTTCGCCGAATCCGTCCGCGGAGCCGCGCGCCGCGGCGCGGCGGTCGTCTTCATCACCCACAAGCTCCCGGAAGCGTTCGCGATCTCCGACCGGATCACGCTCCTCCGGCGGGGCCGATGCGTCTTCACGAAAGCTCGCGAATCGACGTCGCCGGAGGAAATCGCCCGGCTGTTCCTCGAAGGCGCCGAACCGTCCCCCCGGACGCGGCGCGAGCCCGGCCCGCCCGTGCTCGTCGTCGAGGGCGTTTCGACGACGTCTTCCGCCGGCGCCACGGCGCTCGACGATCTCTCGCTGGTCGTGCGCGAGGGAGAAATCGCGGCGGTGGTCGGCGTCGACGGGAACGGCCAGGACGAGCTCGCGGAGGTCGTGGCGGGTTTGCGGGATCCGGCGTCCGGCTCCGTCCGGGTCGGCGGCGAAGCGGTCGGCCGGGGCGGATTCCGCCGGAGCGGGGCCTCCGTCGTTCCGGGCGACCGGCAGCGCGAAGGGCTGATCCTCGACTTCTCGATCGCCGACAACCTCCGGCTCGCCGAGCCGATTCCCGACGCCGACGAGGACGCGGCGGAGCGCGCGGTCGCGGCGACCCACATCGTCGCGTCCTCGTCCCGCCAGCGGGCGCGGGCTCTCTCGGGAGGCAACCAGCAGAAGACGATCCTCGCGCGCGAGCTGGGCCGCGAGCCCGCCTTCCTGCTGGCGGTCTCGCCCACGCGAGGCCTCGACCTCGCCGCCTCGCGCGCGACGCTCGCCGCGCTCTCGGCCGCCGCGGCCCGCGGGGGCTCGGTGCTCCTCGTCACGTCCGACCTGGACGACGCACGGTCCGTCGCGGACACGATCCGCGTGCTCTACCGCGGGCGGCTCTCCGCCGCGCTCCCCGCCGACACGCCGCTCGAGAGCATCGGGCGCGCGATGATCGGTCTGCCGCCCGCATGA
- a CDS encoding BMP family protein, which produces MKRLPVAIVVLAGAALGGCGGGKAGVALLTPGPVTDHGWNAAAYEGLAEIHRELAVPVAHVQVKTPSEFEEQFRDFAARGAWLEFGHGFEFQDAAARVARDFPKTVFITTSGSTIRPNVAPMVFELEQATYLCGMAAARLSKTGVVGAVGGVEIPSVASTFLAFEGGVRSVDPKAVVRTVYTGSFDDAAAARQATLALADQGCDVVIHNADAAGAGVFQAARERRILAFGTNKDQNALAPDVIVASAVIDIPKAFVAVAREVRDGKFKARSIRFGIRDGVISFVWNPKREAGLPAGLPGEIERARTAIVSGALVVPRGNF; this is translated from the coding sequence GTGAAACGGCTCCCCGTCGCGATCGTCGTCCTGGCGGGGGCGGCCCTCGGCGGGTGCGGCGGAGGGAAGGCCGGGGTCGCGCTGCTCACCCCGGGCCCCGTCACCGACCACGGATGGAACGCCGCGGCCTACGAGGGGTTGGCGGAGATCCATCGGGAGCTCGCCGTCCCCGTCGCCCACGTCCAGGTCAAGACGCCGTCCGAATTCGAAGAGCAGTTCCGCGATTTCGCCGCCCGGGGCGCCTGGCTCGAGTTCGGCCACGGCTTCGAGTTCCAGGACGCGGCCGCCCGCGTCGCCCGCGATTTCCCGAAGACCGTCTTCATCACGACCTCCGGGTCGACGATCCGGCCGAACGTCGCGCCCATGGTGTTCGAGCTCGAGCAGGCCACCTACCTCTGCGGCATGGCCGCGGCGCGCCTCTCGAAGACCGGAGTCGTCGGAGCCGTCGGCGGCGTCGAGATTCCTTCGGTCGCCTCGACCTTCCTGGCGTTCGAGGGAGGCGTGCGCTCCGTCGACCCGAAGGCCGTCGTCCGCACCGTCTACACCGGCTCCTTCGACGACGCGGCCGCCGCCCGCCAGGCCACCCTCGCGCTCGCCGACCAGGGCTGCGACGTCGTGATCCACAATGCCGACGCCGCGGGGGCGGGCGTCTTCCAGGCCGCGCGCGAGCGCAGGATCCTCGCGTTCGGGACGAACAAGGACCAGAACGCCCTGGCGCCCGACGTGATCGTCGCGTCGGCGGTGATCGACATTCCGAAGGCGTTCGTCGCCGTCGCGCGCGAGGTCCGCGACGGAAAGTTCAAGGCGCGGTCGATCCGCTTCGGCATCCGGGACGGAGTGATCTCGTTCGTGTGGAACCCGAAGCGGGAGGCCGGCCTTCCCGCCGGTCTTCCCGGGGAAATCGAGCGGGCTCGGACGGCGATCGTCTCCGGCGCCCTCGTCGTTCCGCGGGGAAACTTCTGA
- a CDS encoding SDR family oxidoreductase, which translates to MTARVKGAASARRVALVTGGAVRLGRAIALERARAGCDVAIHYHASRKEADAVAAEARAGGVRATVIRADLSRPADCSRLVGRTISAFGRLDLLVGSAANFLKVPFSDTGAEIWDAAIDLNARANFLLARAAEKELRSRRGRVVLISDLAARRVWKGYSAHAISKAAVEAVVRVLARQLAPEVSVNGVAPGTILPPTNMPKAAVAKLVSEIPLRRCGTPEEIAAAVAFFCDGPGFVTGEVLTVDGGRSLY; encoded by the coding sequence ATGACGGCGCGCGTGAAGGGGGCGGCCTCGGCCCGCCGCGTCGCGCTCGTCACCGGCGGCGCGGTCCGCCTCGGACGCGCGATCGCCCTCGAACGCGCCCGCGCGGGATGCGACGTCGCGATCCACTACCACGCCTCCCGGAAGGAAGCCGATGCCGTCGCCGCGGAGGCTCGCGCCGGCGGCGTGCGGGCGACGGTCATCCGGGCGGACCTCTCGCGTCCCGCCGACTGCTCACGGCTGGTCGGCCGGACGATCTCCGCGTTCGGGCGCCTCGACCTCCTCGTCGGCTCCGCCGCGAACTTCCTGAAGGTGCCGTTTTCGGATACCGGAGCGGAGATCTGGGACGCGGCGATCGACCTGAACGCCCGCGCCAACTTCCTCCTCGCGCGCGCCGCGGAGAAGGAACTCCGGTCCCGGCGCGGACGCGTCGTCCTGATCTCGGACCTCGCCGCGCGGCGGGTCTGGAAAGGCTACTCCGCGCACGCGATCTCGAAGGCGGCGGTCGAGGCGGTCGTCCGCGTCCTCGCCCGGCAGCTCGCGCCGGAGGTCTCCGTCAACGGGGTCGCGCCGGGAACGATCCTCCCGCCGACGAACATGCCGAAGGCCGCGGTCGCCAAGCTCGTCTCGGAGATTCCGCTCCGCCGCTGCGGGACACCGGAAGAGATCGCCGCCGCGGTCGCGTTCTTCTGCGACGGACCCGGGTTCGTGACCGGAGAGGTGCTCACGGTGGACGGGGGCCGCTCCCTCTATTAG